One Fulvitalea axinellae genomic window carries:
- a CDS encoding IS701 family transposase, with protein MKRRDGFELYTDYLIASRGQATSTGLSASLDNQIPHDYFSDLLKQPDMDQKAFWKEVKSFARSIEGEEAVLSIDDCIVHKPHSSENDIVAYHFDHTVGKAVKGINSLNFLLSNTVEGQTVNCPVAYEIVHKTVKYIDKNGKEKRKSEKTKNEMVLEVLHRLNFLNKLVFRYILFDTWFTASDTLKYIHYKLKKVFVCPLKSNRNIAMSEKDKNEGKFIHVSDAPIESGQVKRVWVKGVDFPVTLAKQVFTNRDRSTAEQWLVTNGENMAFEDIVAIYQKRWKVEEFHKSLKQNTMLGKSPTKMEITQLNHIFASMIAYIKLEKLKVKEKLNHFAIKSKLYLKMIKAAMEELDALRSA; from the coding sequence ATGAAAAGGAGAGACGGATTTGAATTATACACGGATTATCTTATTGCCAGTCGAGGGCAAGCCACCTCAACAGGGCTCTCAGCATCTTTGGACAATCAGATTCCCCATGATTATTTCAGCGACCTCCTCAAGCAACCGGACATGGACCAAAAGGCTTTTTGGAAAGAGGTGAAGTCTTTCGCCAGGAGTATTGAGGGCGAAGAGGCGGTTTTGAGTATCGACGATTGCATTGTCCACAAGCCTCATTCCTCGGAAAACGACATCGTAGCTTATCATTTCGACCATACTGTAGGCAAAGCGGTCAAAGGGATCAACTCCCTTAACTTTCTTCTGAGCAATACCGTGGAAGGACAAACGGTTAACTGTCCGGTCGCTTATGAGATCGTCCACAAGACGGTGAAATACATAGACAAGAACGGGAAGGAAAAGCGTAAAAGCGAGAAAACGAAAAATGAGATGGTACTGGAAGTTTTACACCGTCTAAACTTTCTGAACAAACTGGTTTTCAGGTACATTCTTTTCGATACGTGGTTCACCGCCAGCGATACGCTGAAGTATATTCATTACAAGCTCAAGAAGGTTTTCGTTTGCCCGCTGAAGAGCAACAGGAATATAGCAATGAGCGAAAAGGACAAAAACGAGGGCAAATTCATTCACGTTTCGGATGCGCCTATTGAAAGCGGTCAAGTGAAGCGGGTGTGGGTCAAGGGAGTTGATTTTCCTGTCACGCTCGCCAAACAAGTCTTTACAAACAGGGACCGGTCGACCGCGGAACAATGGCTGGTTACCAACGGGGAGAACATGGCTTTCGAGGATATCGTAGCGATCTACCAAAAACGGTGGAAAGTCGAGGAGTTCCATAAGTCGCTCAAGCAAAACACGATGTTAGGCAAGTCTCCCACAAAGATGGAGATTACCCAATTGAACCACATCTTCGCTTCCATGATCGCCTACATAAAACTGGAAAAACTGAAGGTTAAGGAGAAGCTGAATCACTTTGCGATAAAATCAAAATTGTATTTGAAGATGATAAAGGCTGCCATGGAAGAACTTGACGCCTTGCGGTCGGCCTGA